From a single Glycine soja cultivar W05 chromosome 19, ASM419377v2, whole genome shotgun sequence genomic region:
- the LOC114400879 gene encoding uncharacterized protein LOC114400879, protein MSSIEMVSASAIKLPYQILRHEPCSDDERDQRVILRPKKWCRPRGVPLRRRFRVKVPSWRRVWMIKKVMLVCAKVKRRFKEGQGHFGDLFAGNYVFTQINPTSLKYLENKLARAKIA, encoded by the coding sequence ATGTCTTCCATAGAGATGGTTTCTGCTAGTGCCATCAAGCTTCCTTACCAAATTCTAAGGCATGAGCCATGCTCTGATGATGAAAGAGATCAAAGGGTGATCCTTAGGCCGAAGAAGTGGTGTAGGCCTAGAGGGGTGCCATTGAGGAGAAGGTTTAGGGTGAAAGTGCCTAGCTGGAGAAGAGTGTGgatgataaaaaaagttatgctTGTGTGTGCTAAGGTGAAGAGAAGGTTCAAGGAGGGACAGGGTCATTTTGGTGATCTCTTTGCTGGGAACTATGTGTTCACTCAAATCAATCCTACATCTCTCAAGTATCTTGAAAACAAGTTGGCTCGAGCAAAAATtgcttga